The following proteins come from a genomic window of Galactobacillus timonensis:
- a CDS encoding type II toxin-antitoxin system RelE family toxin, producing MSWSVFYLPETEKDFQQLSRQQILRVMKAIEKVCQNPLPQSEGGYGKPLGHKRGINLTGLFKIKLKNDGIRVVYSLIRTESQMLMVVIELHEDEEVYEIAQKRAQKHRL from the coding sequence ATGAGTTGGAGCGTTTTCTATCTTCCCGAAACTGAAAAGGATTTTCAACAGCTTTCAAGGCAGCAGATCCTTCGTGTAATGAAAGCGATCGAAAAGGTATGTCAGAATCCCCTTCCGCAAAGCGAAGGCGGTTACGGCAAGCCTCTCGGCCATAAGCGTGGTATTAACCTTACCGGTTTGTTTAAGATCAAGCTGAAAAATGATGGAATCCGTGTGGTTTACAGCCTTATCCGAACAGAATCTCAAATGCTTATGGTAGTTATTGAGCTTCATGAAGACGAAGAAGTCTATGAAATTGCGCAAAAGAGAGCTCAAAAGCACAGGCTCTAA
- a CDS encoding exonuclease SbcCD subunit D, with the protein MKFFHLSDLHIGLKLINYDLSEDQKYVFDQITAYACKEQPDAILIAGDIYDKAVPSAEAVELFDSFVSALNEAAPHAEIMMISGNHDSGPRVNVFRSILQRQHVHMIGLPPTKPEEHIEKITLNDSYGPVNFYLLPFVKPSMIKAITSSEDDDSPLSYNEAVHRLAARENINESERNILVSHQFYLPSGADPASVERMDSEVLTVGNIDVINADVLQKFDYAALGHIHKPMRVGSEFYRYCGTPMPYSVSEAGQDKGVIEVTMNEKGNVSVSVLPLTPLHAIRKIEGTLDEVLAQATDDYAYITLTDDSNNRQTQDRIDYAFPRCLKLNWNNIRTNNVVFTGSDPSSLSPYEFCLRFLNDLNDDEKRILESAVNAVKEEGEDQ; encoded by the coding sequence ATGAAGTTTTTTCATTTATCCGATCTCCATATCGGACTAAAGCTTATCAATTACGATCTGAGTGAAGATCAGAAATATGTCTTCGATCAGATCACAGCCTATGCCTGCAAAGAGCAGCCCGATGCCATCCTCATCGCCGGCGACATCTATGATAAAGCCGTCCCTTCCGCAGAGGCGGTCGAGCTTTTTGACAGCTTCGTATCCGCTCTGAATGAAGCTGCACCGCATGCGGAAATCATGATGATTTCCGGCAACCACGACTCCGGCCCCCGCGTCAACGTCTTTCGCTCCATCCTTCAGCGCCAGCACGTCCACATGATCGGCTTGCCCCCGACGAAGCCGGAAGAGCACATCGAAAAGATCACCCTTAACGACAGCTACGGCCCCGTCAACTTCTACCTTCTACCGTTTGTAAAACCATCGATGATCAAAGCCATTACCAGCAGCGAAGATGATGATTCGCCCCTGTCCTACAACGAGGCGGTTCACCGCCTGGCTGCCCGTGAAAATATCAATGAGTCCGAGCGCAACATCCTTGTCAGCCACCAGTTCTATCTGCCTTCCGGAGCCGACCCCGCCAGCGTCGAGCGCATGGATTCCGAAGTACTCACCGTCGGCAATATCGATGTAATCAACGCTGACGTCCTGCAGAAGTTTGATTATGCGGCTCTTGGCCATATTCATAAGCCCATGCGCGTCGGCAGCGAATTCTACCGCTACTGCGGAACACCGATGCCCTACTCCGTCAGCGAAGCTGGCCAGGACAAGGGCGTCATCGAAGTGACGATGAACGAAAAGGGAAATGTCTCCGTCTCGGTACTTCCTTTGACGCCGCTCCATGCCATCCGAAAGATTGAAGGAACACTCGACGAAGTGCTTGCCCAGGCAACCGACGACTACGCATACATCACCCTGACCGACGACTCGAACAATCGTCAGACGCAGGACCGCATCGACTACGCCTTTCCCCGCTGCCTGAAACTGAACTGGAACAACATCCGTACCAATAATGTTGTGTTTACGGGATCCGATCCCTCGTCGCTTTCGCCCTATGAATTCTGTCTCCGGTTTCTCAACGATCTCAATGATGATGAAAAGAGGATTCTCGAAAGCGCCGTCAACGCAGTAAAGGAAGAAGGTGAAGATCAATGA
- a CDS encoding AAA family ATPase: MKPLKLVMQAFESYGARTEIDFTKVNQNLFLIAGETGAGKTTIFNAITFALYGQTDSARNKTRGIELQSQCVDHSVLPYVELTFEEHLNGKPATYIVRRSPAHYEPSKRKGSPEQLKNEKVTLTMPDGSDYPEKEANRKIIEIIGLDKDQFMQVAMIAQGEFVDLVRTDSKNRKQIFRSIFHTDIYPRIVIELKNRADAKREDLKTIRAECVSQIQQITVPDDEPDKDALLQLVSDISSSAALNPDQINALMDLLQQLIQHLKEDETGLLENRNRASQQRDLARDAYQAARSLQSAYNQLENAVNQLQQLDSMKASIEADRRLIDAINDAYEIEGSYASYCDAARTLETTENSLKAQQNLLPTYRRRVESLNIKRQQTQKAYRDQQAAYAKVEERVQKAYEVFQNIAAADQEVRKTSDALNTARTNCDAAKNAQAAFETTIRQWQSDQQRLLGSDVKLEECRSRYSLYQQLNNNEQDLKAIESSIAAQNAKVQKAKLEFHSANEAYAKAKADYDEKNDIFLHEQAGFLARTLVEGKPCPVCGSTSHPRPAMVAIEHSSLTREVIDRLAKKAADANQVQTAASETAGKEAATLASLKQDHEVRTNRLKDAVNELISVMVEGGMPAVPVDPVHMDDTLQKIEIILKERGLQLRADTAQLADVQKKLATADVQRQKLEAEAAQAVEQLNAATVAANIALEKRKGLQNQTSYASKADAEQELAESLSILQAAEHDDKRTEQDLSSARTQADQCQATIVQLRDVQLPAQRQTTGTRKEAYEAACRDKAMDEAKWKSVVEQHRKNEVRTLQEAIEQYQSQRGKYEGMKATAVETIAGREKPDVGILQNTMAAAEEQLKSADTAYSRCQQMCMVDERIYEALSPKMAQHIDLARQFAEIDGLYRRLSGNQSGAHMDIETFVQRQYLQSILNAANQRFRQMSSNEFELRMIDDEHAGEGRTNQGLDLMVYSYATSETRRVETLSGGETFMAALSLALGMADQIQATSGSIHLDMMFIDEGFGSLDDHSRDNAIDVLKKMAGGSKLIGIISHVSELQQQIEDQLVVTRDVHTGSHARWIIS, encoded by the coding sequence ATGAAGCCGCTCAAGCTTGTGATGCAGGCGTTTGAATCCTATGGCGCCAGAACCGAAATCGACTTTACCAAAGTCAATCAGAACCTGTTTCTGATCGCCGGCGAAACCGGTGCCGGCAAGACGACGATCTTCAATGCCATCACCTTCGCCCTCTATGGACAGACCGACTCGGCCCGGAATAAGACCCGCGGCATCGAGCTGCAGAGCCAGTGCGTCGATCACAGCGTCCTTCCCTATGTCGAACTGACCTTCGAGGAACATCTCAACGGAAAACCGGCGACCTATATCGTCCGCCGCTCCCCCGCCCACTATGAGCCCTCGAAGCGCAAAGGATCACCGGAACAGCTGAAAAACGAGAAGGTGACGCTCACGATGCCTGACGGTTCCGACTATCCTGAAAAGGAAGCCAACCGGAAGATCATTGAAATCATCGGCCTCGACAAGGATCAGTTCATGCAGGTGGCGATGATTGCCCAGGGCGAATTTGTCGACCTCGTACGCACCGATTCGAAAAACCGCAAGCAGATCTTCCGCAGCATCTTTCATACCGATATTTATCCAAGAATCGTCATCGAACTCAAAAACCGCGCCGACGCAAAGCGCGAAGATCTGAAGACGATTCGCGCCGAATGCGTCAGCCAGATCCAGCAGATCACGGTCCCCGACGATGAGCCCGACAAAGATGCGCTCCTCCAGCTGGTAAGTGACATCTCCTCCTCAGCAGCGCTGAACCCCGATCAGATCAATGCCCTCATGGACCTTCTGCAGCAGCTGATCCAGCATCTGAAAGAAGATGAGACCGGACTTCTCGAAAACCGGAACAGAGCTTCGCAGCAGCGCGACCTTGCCCGCGACGCCTATCAGGCTGCCCGTTCTCTTCAATCGGCCTATAACCAGCTCGAAAATGCTGTCAACCAGCTTCAGCAATTAGATTCCATGAAAGCATCCATCGAAGCGGACCGCCGTCTCATCGATGCCATCAATGATGCCTACGAAATCGAAGGCAGCTACGCCAGTTACTGTGACGCCGCCAGAACACTTGAGACGACTGAAAACTCCCTGAAGGCGCAGCAGAACCTTCTGCCCACCTACCGCCGCCGCGTTGAGTCACTGAACATCAAACGCCAGCAGACGCAGAAAGCCTACCGTGACCAGCAGGCAGCCTATGCCAAGGTGGAGGAACGTGTCCAGAAGGCCTATGAAGTGTTTCAGAACATTGCGGCCGCCGATCAGGAAGTACGCAAAACTTCCGATGCTTTAAACACGGCCAGAACAAACTGCGACGCCGCAAAAAATGCCCAGGCCGCCTTTGAAACCACCATCCGCCAATGGCAGAGCGACCAGCAGAGACTGCTGGGATCCGATGTAAAACTCGAAGAATGCCGCTCCAGATATTCGCTGTATCAACAGCTCAATAATAACGAACAGGATCTGAAGGCGATCGAATCCAGTATTGCCGCACAGAATGCCAAAGTACAGAAGGCAAAGTTGGAATTCCACTCCGCCAATGAGGCCTACGCAAAAGCGAAGGCCGACTATGACGAGAAAAATGATATCTTCCTGCATGAACAGGCCGGCTTTCTGGCCCGCACACTGGTTGAGGGTAAGCCGTGTCCCGTCTGCGGATCCACATCCCATCCCCGTCCCGCCATGGTTGCGATCGAACATTCCAGCCTGACCCGGGAGGTCATTGACCGTCTTGCCAAAAAGGCGGCCGATGCCAATCAGGTACAGACCGCGGCATCCGAGACAGCCGGCAAGGAGGCCGCAACATTAGCCTCCCTCAAACAGGATCATGAAGTTCGAACAAACCGCCTCAAGGACGCGGTCAATGAATTGATTTCCGTCATGGTAGAAGGCGGAATGCCCGCTGTACCTGTCGATCCTGTCCACATGGACGATACGTTGCAGAAGATCGAAATTATCCTCAAAGAGCGTGGCCTGCAGCTGCGGGCCGACACGGCTCAGCTGGCAGATGTACAGAAAAAGCTGGCAACGGCTGACGTACAGCGGCAGAAACTCGAAGCTGAAGCAGCGCAGGCGGTTGAACAGCTCAACGCCGCAACTGTCGCTGCCAACATCGCTCTCGAAAAACGCAAAGGTCTGCAGAATCAAACCTCCTACGCATCAAAGGCCGATGCCGAACAGGAGCTGGCGGAATCTTTAAGCATCCTTCAGGCTGCGGAGCACGATGACAAACGCACCGAACAGGATCTAAGCAGTGCCAGGACACAGGCCGATCAGTGCCAGGCGACGATTGTACAACTGCGTGACGTTCAACTGCCTGCCCAGCGTCAGACCACCGGCACAAGAAAAGAAGCCTATGAAGCTGCCTGCCGCGATAAGGCAATGGACGAAGCGAAGTGGAAGTCCGTTGTCGAGCAGCACAGGAAAAATGAGGTACGCACCCTGCAGGAAGCGATAGAACAGTACCAGAGCCAAAGAGGCAAGTATGAAGGCATGAAGGCGACTGCCGTCGAAACGATTGCCGGCAGGGAAAAGCCGGATGTCGGAATATTGCAGAACACAATGGCTGCGGCAGAAGAACAGCTGAAATCCGCCGATACCGCCTACAGCCGGTGCCAGCAGATGTGCATGGTGGATGAAAGGATTTATGAGGCACTGTCGCCGAAGATGGCACAGCACATTGATCTGGCCCGTCAGTTTGCGGAGATAGACGGCCTTTACCGCCGCCTGTCCGGCAATCAGTCGGGTGCCCATATGGATATCGAAACCTTTGTGCAGCGCCAGTATCTGCAGTCGATTCTCAATGCGGCAAACCAGCGCTTCCGCCAGATGAGCTCCAACGAATTTGAACTGCGCATGATCGACGACGAGCACGCCGGCGAAGGGCGTACGAACCAGGGGCTCGACCTCATGGTGTATTCCTATGCCACCTCCGAAACCCGACGCGTCGAAACACTGTCCGGCGGCGAGACATTCATGGCCGCTCTTTCTCTTGCCCTGGGCATGGCGGATCAGATTCAGGCCACCTCCGGCAGTATTCATTTGGACATGATGTTCATCGATGAAGGCTTCGGCTCCCTTGACGACCATTCCCGCGACAATGCGATCGACGTCCTCAAGAAGATGGCCGGCGGCTCCAAGCTCATCGGCATCATTTCCCATGTTTCGGAACTTCAGCAGCAGATCGAGGATCAGCTCGTCGTTACCCGTGACGTCCATACCGGTTCCCATGCAAGGTGGATCATCAGCTGA
- a CDS encoding MATE family efflux transporter, whose protein sequence is MLRCDRMHNGKDKNQTPQRAVNYEGFGTEKMGPLLFRMAMPMVAAQIVNLLYSIVDRIYIGHLPQVGTTALAGAGLCNTIIILVSSFANIPGGGGAPLCSIALGKGKKEEAQAYLNNGIFLLALFSAALMLVFYGTMDPFLKACGASAETLPYARQYLQIYLIGTFFVMISLGLNPFISSQGYPRTAMLTVVFGAAINIVLDPILMFTFNMGIAGAAAATVISQAVSAFYVLHFLSRKDVPVRLDLRHMHLDGAVIRAMTALGISPFVMGSTEALIGFVLNGQLSRYGGDIAVSALTIMQSGMQFISIPLQGFGQGCIPVISYNYGNGSTKRVWEAFRIMLIVSFLFNLAMVIWMVFFPGMEAGLFSDDPALIEAVRKAMPLFMSGFCIFGLQRACQNMLVALNQPKVSLFIAFLRKVFLLVPLAYFLPHFISPAYNGVYLAESVADFSAAVICALICRRLFPGILKTESGADVVQ, encoded by the coding sequence GTGTTACGATGTGACCGTATGCACAACGGAAAAGATAAAAATCAGACACCGCAGCGGGCGGTGAATTACGAAGGATTCGGGACGGAGAAAATGGGGCCGCTTCTGTTTCGCATGGCAATGCCCATGGTTGCGGCCCAGATCGTCAACCTCCTTTACAGCATCGTTGATCGCATCTATATCGGCCACCTGCCCCAGGTCGGTACGACTGCCCTTGCCGGAGCGGGACTGTGCAATACGATCATCATTCTCGTTTCTTCCTTTGCCAATATTCCCGGGGGCGGCGGGGCACCGTTGTGTTCCATTGCGCTTGGAAAGGGAAAGAAGGAAGAAGCACAGGCCTATCTCAATAACGGCATCTTCCTGCTGGCATTGTTTTCGGCTGCCCTGATGCTGGTGTTTTACGGAACCATGGATCCGTTTTTGAAGGCGTGCGGGGCAAGTGCTGAGACACTGCCCTATGCGCGGCAGTATCTTCAGATTTATCTCATCGGTACATTTTTTGTCATGATTTCGCTTGGCCTCAATCCGTTTATTTCGTCGCAGGGCTATCCGCGTACCGCGATGCTTACGGTCGTTTTCGGCGCTGCAATCAATATTGTGCTGGATCCGATCCTGATGTTTACCTTCAACATGGGCATTGCCGGTGCTGCGGCTGCGACCGTGATCAGCCAGGCCGTCAGCGCTTTCTATGTCCTGCACTTTCTGAGCAGAAAGGATGTGCCTGTCCGCCTGGATCTGAGACACATGCATTTGGACGGGGCCGTCATCAGGGCCATGACGGCACTGGGCATTTCGCCCTTTGTCATGGGCAGCACCGAGGCTCTGATCGGATTCGTGCTCAATGGTCAGCTTTCGCGCTATGGCGGCGATATCGCTGTCAGTGCGCTTACGATCATGCAGTCGGGGATGCAGTTCATCAGTATCCCGTTGCAGGGATTTGGACAGGGATGTATCCCGGTAATCAGCTATAACTACGGCAACGGCAGTACGAAGAGAGTGTGGGAGGCGTTTCGGATCATGCTCATAGTGTCGTTTCTCTTCAATCTCGCCATGGTCATCTGGATGGTGTTCTTCCCGGGGATGGAAGCGGGACTGTTCAGCGACGATCCGGCGTTGATTGAAGCAGTCAGGAAGGCGATGCCGCTATTCATGAGCGGCTTCTGCATCTTCGGTCTCCAACGGGCTTGTCAGAATATGCTGGTGGCGCTGAACCAGCCGAAGGTGTCGCTGTTCATTGCCTTTCTGAGAAAGGTGTTCCTGCTCGTTCCGCTTGCCTATTTTCTTCCTCATTTCATTTCGCCGGCCTATAACGGCGTGTATCTCGCTGAGTCGGTGGCGGATTTTTCGGCGGCCGTCATCTGTGCATTAATCTGTCGCAGGCTTTTTCCAGGGATCCTGAAAACAGAATCGGGTGCGGACGTGGTCCAATAG
- the mutS gene encoding DNA mismatch repair protein MutS encodes MSEPKYSPMMEHYLSVKKQYPDALLFYRIGDFYEMFFDDARTVSRELDLVLTGKNAGVPDRVPMCGVPFHAVNSYIQRLVQRGYKIAICEQMQDPKEAVGLVERDVIRVITPGTVMDEISDEKSSVYLAAVEDYGYGYSLALCEASTGENFVLHVEHGLARLAQALLSNNVREAVIRKDSDEKLIKMLREMRIVISYDDAEDIKPAYEPLFEKITKDYDRRACGRMLGYLEETQKHMIGHLSPCHVESADEVLRMDYSTMLNLELVEPLHREGNAETLWSFLDVCRSAMGSRLLKKWIEHPLVKIDEITERQNRLEYLKKNFMARTKLRDALGGVYDLQRLIGRVAMNSANPQDLLRLGKTLDQVPAILSCINDESFIEYKNLDPLADLNAKLNGAFVDTPPALISDGGVFRDGYNAELDEARDIQRHGRDFISALEAKYREETGIKNLKIGYNKVFGYFIEVSKGQLSLVQDSWGWVRKQTLVNNERFVSSELKEKEDQILHAEETAIRIEKQLFQQLLDACKDHLVQLQKIALALAEIDAICALSETSSKYGYVRPEFTDDALEIEGGKHPILDQRMKDPRYVSNSLSMDKDHSILLITGPNMGGKSTYMRQTAIIVIMAQMGCYVPAKRCQMPVFDQIFTRIGASDDILSGQSTFMVEMTEANRALQEATDRSLILFDEIGRGTSTYDGMALAQAMIEYIASCIHAKTLFSTHYHELTTLADSIGCVRNVHVVVHEDNEKVTFLYKVKDGSADRSYGVNVARLAGLPDAVINRARDIQKQLESKKRVVQQSYQLVEMAKEDPVAENIVKQLKSVNADDLSPREAWTMLADLCEEAKKEK; translated from the coding sequence ATGAGTGAGCCTAAATATTCGCCGATGATGGAGCACTATCTTTCGGTCAAGAAACAATACCCTGATGCCCTTCTCTTCTATCGCATCGGGGACTTTTATGAGATGTTCTTTGACGATGCCAGGACCGTGAGCCGTGAGCTGGATCTGGTGCTGACCGGAAAGAACGCCGGCGTGCCGGACCGGGTGCCGATGTGCGGCGTCCCGTTCCATGCCGTTAACAGCTATATTCAGCGTCTTGTGCAGCGCGGCTATAAGATCGCGATCTGCGAACAGATGCAGGATCCCAAAGAGGCGGTCGGTCTGGTGGAGCGGGATGTGATCCGCGTCATTACGCCGGGCACCGTCATGGACGAGATCAGCGACGAAAAGTCATCTGTGTATCTGGCGGCAGTGGAAGACTACGGCTACGGCTATTCGCTGGCGCTGTGCGAAGCGTCGACGGGTGAAAACTTCGTTCTCCATGTGGAGCACGGTCTTGCCCGTCTGGCCCAGGCTCTTTTGAGCAACAATGTGCGTGAAGCCGTCATCCGCAAGGACAGTGACGAGAAGCTCATCAAGATGCTCAGGGAGATGCGGATTGTCATCTCCTACGATGATGCGGAAGACATTAAGCCTGCGTATGAGCCGCTGTTTGAAAAGATTACGAAGGACTATGACCGCCGTGCCTGCGGACGGATGCTCGGTTATCTGGAAGAGACGCAGAAGCACATGATCGGCCACCTTTCTCCATGCCATGTGGAAAGTGCGGATGAGGTGCTGCGGATGGATTACAGTACGATGCTCAATCTGGAGCTGGTAGAGCCGCTGCACCGGGAAGGCAATGCGGAAACGCTGTGGTCGTTTCTTGATGTGTGCCGCAGTGCGATGGGTTCCCGTTTATTAAAGAAGTGGATCGAGCATCCGCTGGTTAAGATCGATGAAATTACAGAGCGGCAGAACCGCCTCGAATATCTGAAAAAGAACTTCATGGCGCGTACGAAGCTTCGTGATGCGCTTGGCGGTGTGTATGATCTGCAGCGTCTGATCGGGCGGGTGGCGATGAATTCGGCCAACCCCCAGGATCTATTGAGGCTGGGAAAGACGCTGGATCAGGTGCCGGCAATCCTGTCCTGCATCAATGATGAATCGTTCATCGAATATAAGAATCTGGATCCGCTTGCGGATCTAAATGCGAAGCTCAATGGAGCTTTTGTGGATACGCCACCGGCACTGATCAGTGATGGCGGTGTTTTCCGCGACGGGTACAATGCGGAACTTGACGAGGCACGCGACATTCAGCGCCATGGCCGCGACTTCATTTCGGCTCTTGAGGCAAAGTACCGGGAAGAGACGGGCATCAAGAACCTGAAGATCGGCTATAACAAGGTGTTCGGCTATTTCATTGAAGTATCGAAGGGGCAGCTTTCTCTGGTACAGGATTCCTGGGGCTGGGTACGCAAGCAGACGCTGGTGAACAATGAGCGCTTCGTATCTTCGGAACTCAAGGAGAAGGAGGATCAGATCCTTCATGCCGAAGAGACAGCGATCCGCATTGAGAAACAGCTGTTTCAGCAGCTGCTCGATGCCTGCAAAGATCACCTGGTGCAGCTTCAGAAGATTGCACTTGCCCTGGCGGAGATCGATGCGATCTGCGCCCTGTCGGAGACAAGTTCAAAATATGGATACGTGCGCCCGGAATTTACCGATGATGCGCTGGAGATCGAGGGTGGAAAACATCCGATCCTGGATCAGCGCATGAAGGATCCGCGCTATGTGAGCAATTCTCTGTCGATGGACAAAGACCATTCGATCCTTCTGATTACGGGTCCCAACATGGGCGGAAAAAGTACGTATATGCGGCAGACGGCGATCATTGTGATCATGGCCCAGATGGGGTGCTACGTTCCGGCGAAGCGGTGTCAGATGCCGGTCTTTGATCAGATCTTTACCCGTATCGGGGCAAGTGATGATATCCTGTCGGGGCAGTCAACCTTCATGGTCGAGATGACGGAAGCCAATCGTGCGCTGCAGGAGGCGACGGACCGTTCCCTGATTCTGTTCGATGAGATCGGGCGGGGCACTTCGACCTATGACGGTATGGCTCTGGCGCAGGCGATGATTGAATACATCGCTTCATGCATTCATGCCAAGACGCTGTTTTCGACGCATTACCACGAGCTGACGACGCTGGCCGATTCGATCGGCTGTGTCAGGAACGTGCACGTCGTTGTCCATGAGGACAATGAGAAGGTGACCTTCCTTTACAAGGTGAAGGATGGCAGTGCGGACCGTTCCTATGGTGTCAACGTGGCGCGGCTGGCCGGTCTTCCGGATGCGGTCATCAACCGGGCCCGCGATATTCAGAAGCAGCTGGAATCGAAGAAGCGTGTGGTGCAGCAGTCGTATCAGCTGGTCGAAATGGCCAAAGAGGATCCGGTTGCGGAAAACATCGTGAAGCAGCTGAAGAGCGTGAATGCCGATGATCTTTCGCCCCGCGAAGCATGGACAATGCTGGCGGATCTTTGTGAAGAGGCGAAGAAGGAGAAGTAA